Proteins encoded by one window of Actinocorallia herbida:
- a CDS encoding FAS1-like dehydratase domain-containing protein — protein MTNDGSESFGVLTDQALERSRRRIGIPLRTDPAHITEVNADATRHFAYGYGDGNPLYCDPEYGEKTRWGALIAPPNMVYAMGESAAPPLTEEQRLLLKGDPFAGLGSYQAAMEFEYHRPLRAGDRCRVVRAQVGVKEKPSSFGGRAAHVTHDFLYANGDGEIVAVRRGTWINAERHTSRDRAKEKKPLSFDPYTDEQLAEIEAAYDAETRRGATPRYFEDVAVGDEIQPRVKGPLTVTDVVVWHIGWGMQLTPPGAFGLARRIRRKAPGLYPRNARNIPDTVQRLHWDPERAAELGIPMSYDYGAMRETWLTHALTDWMGDDAWLFKLRCEHRGFNYLGDTTWVRGRVVDKVRTEGRNEVHVEIGCWNQRGEQTTPGTAVVLLPTRDAPVELPAPAAETLEDLLAAEIARHS, from the coding sequence TTGACGAACGACGGTAGCGAGAGCTTCGGCGTCCTCACCGACCAGGCGCTGGAACGATCCCGGCGCAGGATCGGCATCCCCCTGCGCACGGATCCCGCGCACATCACCGAGGTCAACGCGGACGCCACCCGCCACTTCGCCTACGGCTACGGCGACGGCAACCCGCTGTACTGCGATCCCGAATACGGCGAGAAGACCAGGTGGGGCGCGCTCATCGCGCCGCCGAACATGGTCTACGCGATGGGCGAGAGCGCCGCGCCGCCGCTCACCGAGGAGCAGCGGCTCCTGCTGAAGGGCGATCCGTTCGCCGGTCTCGGCTCCTACCAGGCGGCCATGGAGTTCGAGTACCACCGTCCGCTGCGCGCCGGGGACCGGTGCCGGGTCGTCCGCGCCCAGGTCGGGGTCAAGGAGAAGCCGAGCAGCTTCGGCGGACGCGCCGCGCACGTCACCCACGACTTCCTCTACGCCAACGGGGACGGCGAGATCGTCGCCGTCCGGCGCGGAACGTGGATCAACGCCGAGCGCCACACGTCGCGGGACCGGGCCAAGGAGAAGAAGCCGCTTTCCTTCGACCCCTACACCGACGAGCAGCTGGCGGAGATCGAGGCGGCCTACGACGCCGAGACGCGGCGGGGCGCCACCCCCCGGTACTTCGAGGACGTGGCCGTCGGCGACGAGATCCAGCCGCGGGTCAAAGGACCGCTGACCGTCACCGACGTGGTGGTGTGGCACATCGGGTGGGGAATGCAGCTCACCCCGCCCGGCGCGTTCGGGCTCGCCCGGCGCATCCGGCGGAAGGCGCCGGGGCTCTACCCGCGCAACGCGCGGAACATCCCCGACACCGTCCAGAGGCTGCACTGGGACCCTGAGCGCGCGGCCGAGCTCGGCATCCCCATGAGCTACGACTACGGGGCCATGCGGGAGACCTGGCTGACCCACGCGCTCACCGACTGGATGGGCGACGACGCCTGGCTGTTCAAGCTCCGCTGCGAGCACCGCGGGTTCAACTACCTCGGTGACACGACCTGGGTGCGCGGCAGGGTCGTGGACAAGGTCCGGACCGAGGGCCGCAACGAGGTCCACGTCGAGATCGGCTGCTGGAACCAGCGCGGTGAGCAGACCACGCCGGGCACCGCGGTGGTGCTGCTGCCCACCCGGGACGCGCCGGTCGAGCTGCCCGCTCCGGCGGCCGAGACGCTGGAGGATCTCCTCGCCGCGGAGATCGCGCGGCATTCCTGA
- a CDS encoding crotonase/enoyl-CoA hydratase family protein, with amino-acid sequence MSTPAQTQTDQDVLVRSEDGVLVITLNRPAQRNAVNAAVSRAVAAALDLLDGSPDLRVGVLHGSGATFCAGMDLKAHAAGERAADPVRGFAGLVEAPPAKPLIAAVEGWALGGGFEIALACDLITAGRGARFGLPEVKRGLAARGGGAFRVPRRLPHMIAMELLMTGAPIDAERAAGFGLVNRVVDDGAALDAALELAREIAANAPMSVRASKRVAIDSAEWPLEECFTRQREHLEPVFASEDAAEGVAAFRERRAPVWRDR; translated from the coding sequence ATGTCGACACCGGCACAGACACAGACGGACCAGGACGTCCTGGTCCGCAGCGAGGACGGCGTCCTCGTCATCACCCTCAACCGGCCCGCGCAGCGCAACGCCGTGAACGCCGCGGTCTCCCGGGCCGTCGCGGCGGCGCTCGACCTGCTCGACGGATCTCCGGACCTGCGCGTGGGCGTGCTGCACGGCAGCGGCGCGACCTTCTGCGCCGGGATGGACCTGAAGGCGCACGCCGCGGGGGAGCGCGCAGCCGACCCGGTGCGCGGCTTCGCGGGCCTCGTGGAGGCCCCGCCCGCCAAGCCGCTGATCGCGGCGGTCGAAGGCTGGGCGCTCGGTGGCGGGTTCGAGATCGCCCTGGCCTGCGACCTGATCACCGCCGGGCGGGGAGCCAGGTTCGGGCTCCCCGAGGTCAAGCGCGGCCTGGCCGCGCGCGGCGGCGGGGCGTTCCGGGTGCCCCGCAGGCTCCCGCACATGATCGCGATGGAGCTGCTCATGACGGGCGCGCCGATCGACGCCGAGCGCGCCGCCGGATTCGGCCTGGTGAACCGCGTCGTGGACGACGGCGCCGCCCTCGACGCCGCGCTGGAGCTGGCCCGGGAGATCGCCGCCAACGCCCCCATGTCGGTGCGCGCCTCCAAGCGGGTCGCGATCGACTCGGCGGAGTGGCCGCTGGAGGAGTGCTTCACCCGCCAGCGCGAGCACCTCGAACCCGTCTTCGCCTCGGAGGACGCCGCAGAGGGCGTGGCCGCCTTCCGCGAGCGGCGCGCACCCGTCTGGCGGGATCGGTGA
- a CDS encoding CaiB/BaiF CoA transferase family protein, with amino-acid sequence MTTPEAPPQALSGITVVCLSAMGPAPFACMLLGDLGARVIRIDRPNGGEPLTGLRAEDDPRTRGHRSIGIDLRGDQGRALLLRLLEQADVFIEGMRPGAAERLRLGPADLRAVNPRLVYGRATGWGQTGPRALQAGHDINYAGLAGAVFPLGPPDAAPQPPLNLLADFGGGGAYLALGVLAALLQRGETGRGQIVDAAMVDGVASLTAMLHGMLAGGVWRDRRGDNLLDGAAPFYRTYGTSDGGFMAVGALEPQFYAQLLGLLGLAPADWPQHDRARWPEQQRALAALFASRTRAEWEAVFDGSDACVTPVLSLAEAAASAELRERGTYVEWGGIPQPAPAPRLSGSAVVERDRAGWCRHTDEILAELGLTGAEIAELRDGEIVA; translated from the coding sequence GTGACCACGCCCGAGGCCCCGCCGCAGGCGCTCTCCGGCATCACCGTCGTCTGCCTGAGCGCGATGGGCCCGGCGCCGTTCGCGTGCATGCTGCTGGGCGATCTCGGCGCACGGGTCATCAGGATCGACCGGCCCAACGGAGGTGAGCCGCTCACCGGGCTGCGCGCCGAGGACGACCCGCGCACCAGGGGACACCGCTCGATCGGCATCGACCTGCGCGGCGACCAGGGGCGCGCGCTGCTCCTGCGGCTGCTCGAACAGGCCGACGTCTTCATCGAGGGGATGCGGCCGGGCGCCGCCGAGCGGCTGCGCCTCGGACCGGCGGACCTCCGGGCCGTCAACCCGCGCCTCGTCTACGGCAGGGCCACGGGCTGGGGCCAGACGGGGCCGCGCGCGCTCCAGGCGGGCCACGACATCAACTACGCGGGGCTGGCGGGCGCGGTCTTCCCCCTGGGGCCGCCCGACGCGGCGCCGCAACCGCCGCTCAACCTGCTGGCCGACTTCGGCGGAGGCGGTGCCTACCTCGCGCTCGGCGTCCTCGCGGCGCTCCTCCAGCGCGGGGAGACGGGACGCGGCCAGATCGTCGACGCGGCCATGGTCGACGGCGTCGCCTCGCTGACCGCGATGCTGCACGGGATGCTCGCCGGCGGCGTGTGGCGCGACCGGCGCGGCGACAACCTCCTGGACGGGGCGGCCCCGTTCTACCGGACCTACGGCACCTCCGACGGCGGGTTCATGGCCGTGGGCGCGCTGGAGCCGCAGTTCTACGCGCAGCTGCTCGGTCTGCTCGGACTCGCCCCGGCGGACTGGCCGCAGCACGACAGGGCCCGGTGGCCCGAGCAGCAGCGCGCGCTCGCCGCGCTCTTCGCCTCCCGGACCCGCGCGGAGTGGGAGGCGGTGTTCGACGGCTCGGACGCCTGCGTGACCCCGGTGCTCTCGCTCGCGGAGGCCGCCGCCTCGGCGGAGCTGCGGGAGCGCGGCACCTACGTCGAGTGGGGCGGCATCCCGCAGCCCGCTCCGGCGCCCAGGCTGTCCGGCTCCGCCGTCGTGGAGCGCGACCGGGCGGGCTGGTGCCGGCACACCGACGAGATCCTCGCGGAACTCGGCCTCACCGGCGCGGAGATCGCGGAACTGCGCGACGGCGAGATCGTCGCCTGA
- a CDS encoding class I adenylate-forming enzyme family protein — protein MTNRDPSTYAAHRDSLLLTRRIGEVLALDPTASAIAFGEQTLPWSFYSDAITDLESLLGAHPGARRVGVILRNRPGPVAAAVATIGTGRQLVTLSPQLGDDGLAADIVDLAPDVLIAEDQDWARPATLSAAERCGAIALRTGSDRALGAQPVAWTANPALRSADDIAVLMMTSGTTGRPKRIELTYDRMVAAFRAAGTDLGDTAPRLRGRPAILWASLAHISGLYFAIAYVLEGRGIALMEKFDVDAWVELVRRHRPGFVRLAPAALRMVLQAQVPLDVFKGVRAIGSGSAPLPPELAEEFEKRYGVPVLGTYGATEFAGAIAGWTLADKVEWGGAKRGSVGRAHHGIELRIVDRDTAAVLTAGAIGLLEARGRQLPGADGSWLRTTDLAAVDEDGFLFIHGRADEAINRGGFKIPPAVIEDALCRHPSVAEAAAIGLPDPRLGEVPVAAVTVSRPTTAEELMAFLASRLTRYQLPVTLKVVDALPRTPSLKVSRPLVRDRFFADHPADPAPDVPQLSPTGESLDERR, from the coding sequence ATGACCAACCGGGATCCATCGACCTACGCTGCGCATCGCGACAGCCTGCTGCTCACTCGCCGGATCGGGGAGGTGCTGGCGCTGGATCCGACCGCGTCGGCCATCGCGTTCGGCGAGCAGACCCTCCCCTGGTCGTTCTATTCGGACGCCATCACCGACCTCGAATCCCTGCTCGGCGCGCACCCCGGTGCGCGGCGGGTCGGCGTCATCCTGCGCAACCGCCCGGGACCGGTCGCCGCCGCCGTCGCGACCATCGGCACCGGGCGCCAGCTCGTCACGCTGAGCCCGCAGCTGGGCGACGACGGGCTGGCCGCCGACATCGTCGACCTGGCGCCGGACGTGCTCATCGCCGAGGACCAGGACTGGGCCCGCCCGGCCACCCTGTCCGCGGCCGAGAGGTGCGGCGCGATCGCGCTGCGGACAGGCTCTGACCGCGCGCTGGGCGCGCAGCCCGTCGCGTGGACCGCGAATCCCGCGCTGAGGTCCGCAGACGACATCGCGGTGCTGATGATGACCAGCGGGACCACCGGCCGGCCCAAACGGATCGAACTGACCTACGACAGGATGGTCGCCGCGTTCCGGGCGGCCGGGACCGACCTCGGGGACACCGCCCCCCGGCTGCGAGGCAGGCCCGCGATCCTGTGGGCCTCCCTGGCCCATATCAGCGGCCTGTACTTCGCCATCGCCTATGTCCTCGAAGGCCGGGGCATCGCGCTGATGGAGAAGTTCGACGTCGACGCCTGGGTGGAGCTGGTGCGGCGGCACCGGCCGGGCTTCGTCCGCCTGGCGCCCGCCGCGCTGCGCATGGTGCTCCAGGCCCAGGTACCGCTGGACGTCTTCAAGGGGGTCCGCGCCATCGGCTCCGGGAGCGCCCCGCTGCCGCCCGAGCTGGCGGAGGAGTTCGAGAAGCGCTACGGCGTTCCCGTACTGGGCACCTATGGCGCCACCGAGTTCGCGGGGGCGATCGCCGGCTGGACGCTCGCCGACAAGGTCGAGTGGGGCGGCGCGAAGCGGGGCAGCGTCGGCCGGGCCCACCACGGGATCGAGCTGCGGATCGTCGACCGCGACACCGCCGCGGTCCTGACCGCCGGCGCGATCGGCCTGCTGGAGGCCCGCGGGAGGCAGCTCCCCGGCGCGGACGGGAGCTGGCTGCGCACCACCGATCTCGCCGCCGTCGACGAGGACGGGTTCCTGTTCATCCACGGGCGCGCCGACGAGGCCATCAACCGAGGGGGCTTCAAGATCCCACCCGCGGTCATCGAGGACGCCCTCTGCCGGCATCCCTCGGTGGCCGAGGCCGCCGCGATCGGGCTGCCCGATCCGCGGCTCGGGGAAGTGCCCGTCGCCGCGGTGACGGTCTCGCGGCCCACCACCGCCGAGGAGCTCATGGCCTTCCTCGCGAGCAGGCTCACCCGCTACCAGCTCCCGGTGACCCTCAAGGTCGTCGACGCGCTCCCCCGCACGCCCTCGCTGAAGGTCAGCCGGCCCCTGGTCCGCGACCGGTTCTTCGCCGACCACCCGGCCGATCCGGCACCGGACGTCCCGCAGCTCTCGCCGACAGGAGAATCCCTTGACGAACGACGGTAG
- a CDS encoding acyl-CoA dehydrogenase family protein: MPELNDEERALRDAVRSFLEKKVAPDVAAHERARTFPWELLPQLYEFGYVRGGVPEAEGGDELSMMMQAILMEEAGRCWGSLRTTVNVQGMVARTLSAAADAGQRARFLAPLLEGRRFGWFGLTEPDAGSDAGAVRTVARRKGDGYVVNGSKIYITNALGCDFGILFARVLEEDGTDRGVTAILVDAAESRFGVHDIPHMPLRSTTSCELTFDDTVIPAANVLGDLGGGLSLAMKAVNVGRLNMAMGAVGLSQACLEEAIRFCRQREQFGKPIAAFQLVQQMVVEIATLTETSRLLGHRAARALDAGEPGRYECSMAKLYCGESAGRAATLALQVHGGAGLMEESPVERYFRDAREATIPEGTSQIQILHLGKALLGHSALR, encoded by the coding sequence GTGCCGGAGTTGAACGATGAGGAGCGTGCGCTGCGCGACGCGGTCCGTTCCTTCTTGGAGAAGAAGGTCGCGCCCGACGTCGCCGCGCACGAGCGCGCACGGACGTTCCCGTGGGAGCTGCTCCCGCAGCTCTACGAGTTCGGCTACGTCCGCGGCGGCGTTCCGGAGGCCGAGGGCGGCGACGAGCTGTCCATGATGATGCAGGCGATCCTCATGGAGGAGGCCGGCCGCTGCTGGGGATCGCTGCGGACCACCGTGAACGTCCAGGGCATGGTCGCCCGCACGCTCTCCGCCGCGGCCGATGCCGGACAGCGCGCGCGCTTCCTCGCGCCGCTCCTGGAAGGCCGCCGCTTCGGCTGGTTCGGCCTGACCGAACCCGACGCCGGATCGGACGCGGGCGCGGTGCGGACCGTCGCCCGGAGGAAGGGCGACGGCTACGTCGTCAACGGGAGCAAGATCTACATCACCAACGCGCTCGGCTGTGACTTCGGCATCCTGTTCGCCCGCGTCCTCGAGGAGGACGGCACGGATCGCGGCGTCACGGCGATCCTCGTCGACGCCGCCGAGTCCCGGTTCGGCGTGCACGACATCCCGCACATGCCGCTGCGCTCGACCACGAGCTGCGAGCTCACCTTCGACGACACCGTCATTCCGGCCGCGAACGTGCTCGGGGATCTCGGGGGCGGCCTGTCGCTGGCCATGAAGGCCGTCAACGTCGGCAGGCTGAACATGGCGATGGGCGCCGTCGGCCTGTCCCAGGCGTGCCTGGAGGAGGCGATCCGGTTCTGCCGGCAGCGCGAGCAGTTCGGCAAGCCGATCGCGGCGTTCCAGCTGGTGCAGCAGATGGTCGTGGAGATCGCGACGCTCACCGAGACGTCCCGCCTGCTCGGCCACCGCGCCGCGCGCGCCCTGGACGCCGGCGAGCCCGGCCGCTACGAGTGCTCGATGGCCAAGCTCTACTGCGGCGAGTCCGCCGGCCGCGCCGCGACGCTGGCGCTCCAGGTGCACGGCGGCGCCGGCCTCATGGAGGAGTCCCCGGTCGAGCGGTACTTCCGCGACGCGCGCGAGGCCACCATCCCCGAGGGCACCAGCCAGATCCAGATCCTGCACCTGGGCAAGGCCCTGCTCGGGCACTCGGCGCTGCGCTGA
- a CDS encoding enoyl-CoA hydratase/isomerase family protein, with product MGDPYETVVFEVADHVATVTLDRPDKLNAFNNQMIAEFRDLWTRVRRDDDIHVVVLRAAGDRAFCTGLDVGEGLDLAENVWSQEDPGSGLGPKQNKVWKPVVAAVHGMVAGGAFYWLNECDIVIGADDATFFDPHVSYGLTSALEPIGLARRIPLGEALRWALIGLDERMSAARAREIGLVSELVPFAQLWERADEIARIIAAKPPAAIQGTVKAIWETLDLDRETAQSVGWNYTTVGNPIGKAQVSRDGFVKPRWTLR from the coding sequence ATGGGAGACCCCTACGAGACCGTGGTGTTCGAGGTCGCGGACCACGTCGCCACGGTCACGCTCGACCGGCCGGACAAGCTCAACGCCTTCAACAACCAGATGATCGCCGAGTTCCGGGACCTCTGGACGAGGGTGCGCCGCGACGACGACATCCATGTCGTGGTGCTCCGGGCCGCCGGAGACCGGGCGTTCTGCACCGGGCTCGACGTGGGCGAGGGCCTCGACCTGGCCGAGAACGTGTGGAGCCAGGAGGACCCCGGCAGCGGGCTCGGCCCGAAGCAGAACAAGGTGTGGAAGCCGGTCGTCGCGGCGGTGCACGGCATGGTGGCCGGCGGCGCGTTCTACTGGCTGAACGAGTGCGACATCGTGATCGGGGCCGACGACGCGACGTTCTTCGACCCGCATGTCTCCTACGGCCTGACCTCGGCGCTGGAGCCCATCGGCCTGGCGCGCCGGATCCCGCTCGGCGAGGCCCTGCGATGGGCGCTGATCGGCCTCGACGAGCGGATGTCGGCCGCTCGCGCCCGGGAGATCGGCCTGGTGTCCGAGCTCGTCCCCTTCGCGCAGCTGTGGGAGCGGGCCGACGAGATCGCCCGGATCATCGCCGCGAAGCCGCCGGCCGCGATCCAGGGGACGGTCAAGGCCATCTGGGAGACCCTGGACCTGGACCGGGAGACCGCGCAGTCGGTCGGCTGGAACTACACGACGGTCGGCAACCCGATCGGCAAGGCGCAGGTGTCGCGCGACGGGTTCGTCAAGCCCCGGTGGACACTGCGCTGA